The nucleotide window TTTTTCATATTCATAATCTTCGTCTCTGTACTTCATCCTTTATTTCCTTTCCGCACGTGTAACCACCCTTAATATGCGTTCTTGTTGACGAACCCTCTAAAAAACGTCAGAAAAATAATCTTAAAATCCAGTCCTAGGCTCCAGTTCTCTATATAATATAAATCATATTCAATCCGCTTAGTAATCGATGTGTCGCCACGGTACCCATTTACCTGCGCCCAGCCGGTCAAGCCCGGCCGCACCTGATGCTTGACCATATATCTGGGAATCTCTTCACGGAACTTTTCCACAAAGTGAGGGCGCTCCGGCCTCGGTCCCACAAGGCTCATATCACCTTTGACGATATTCCAAAGCTGCGGCAGCTCATCAATACTCGTTTTCCTGATGAATCTTCCTATGGAGGTAACGCGGGGATCGCCTTTCGTCGTCCAGGCCGTCTTCTCATCCGTAGGCTTTTGTACCTCCATGGAACGGAATTTATACATTTTAAAAGACCGATTATGAAGGCCAACCCGCTCTTGGCTGAAGATGACCGGTCCGGGGGACGTCAGCTTTACAGCTATCGCTACCACCAGCATGACCGGCGAAAATAAGATCAAAGCGAAAGTCCCTCCCAGAATGTCCATGGTCCGCTTAAGCGCCGCATTGAAAGAATCTGTAAGCGGAACATTGCGGATATTGATCACAGGAAGTCCCAGCAAATCTTCTGTATACGGCTTAGTCGGTATAACCTTATTGTAATCCGGAATGAATTTCGTATGCACGCCCGATTTCTCACAGGCATTCACGATCCGCTCCAGTTTATCGTATTCATTGATACTGAGCGTAATCGCTATTTCGTCTAAACGGTTCATCGGAAGAATCTCATCCAGATTCGCGATATGCCCCAGCACGCGGACCCCTTTGTATTCCGTCCCGCGTTCTGCATGATCGTCCAGAATACCGCGGATGATATAGCCCCAGTCGGGGTTTGCAAGAACTCTGTCAATATAGCCCTGTGCCGCCCGGCTGTAACCGATCAGCAATACATGTTTTTGATTATATCCTTTTCTTCGGAACGAACGTAAAATACTTCTCAGTGTCAGACGGAAAACTGCCTCAAAAACAAAATTAAACCCGATAAAT belongs to Qiania dongpingensis and includes:
- a CDS encoding undecaprenyl-phosphate glucose phosphotransferase — translated: MIKDNQKHLNRIHVVIDAVIIVISYLIAYWLIFGYMGKYPGIPKGVYFSALFFIVPGGLGLYWFFHLYEPMRVMGRRLELFNVLKANLVGLLTITLVLYLAKERLQHFSRPMVFLFIGFNFVFEAVFRLTLRSILRSFRRKGYNQKHVLLIGYSRAAQGYIDRVLANPDWGYIIRGILDDHAERGTEYKGVRVLGHIANLDEILPMNRLDEIAITLSINEYDKLERIVNACEKSGVHTKFIPDYNKVIPTKPYTEDLLGLPVINIRNVPLTDSFNAALKRTMDILGGTFALILFSPVMLVVAIAVKLTSPGPVIFSQERVGLHNRSFKMYKFRSMEVQKPTDEKTAWTTKGDPRVTSIGRFIRKTSIDELPQLWNIVKGDMSLVGPRPERPHFVEKFREEIPRYMVKHQVRPGLTGWAQVNGYRGDTSITKRIEYDLYYIENWSLGLDFKIIFLTFFRGFVNKNAY